In the genome of Pelodiscus sinensis isolate JC-2024 chromosome 3, ASM4963464v1, whole genome shotgun sequence, one region contains:
- the GGPS1 gene encoding geranylgeranyl pyrophosphate synthase isoform X8 gives MLHNASLLIDDIEDNSKLRRGFPVAHSIYGIPSVINSANYVYFLGLQKVLTLDHPDAVKVFTRQLLELHQGQGLDIYWRDTYTCPTEAEYKAMVLQKTGGLFGLAVGLMQLFSNYKRDLKPLLNTLGLFFQIRDDYANLHSKEYSENKSFCEDLTEGKFSFPTIHAIWSQPESTQVQNILRQRTENVDIKKYCVHYLENVGSFEYTRQTLKELEREAYEQIESLGGNPELVTLVEHLSKMFKENEN, from the coding sequence ATGTTGCATAATGCGAGCTTACTCATAGATGACATTGAAGATAACTCAAAGCTACGACGGGGCTTTCCAGTGGCTCATAGCATCTATGGAATTCCATCCGTAATAAATTCTGCTAATTATGTGTATTTCCTTGGGCTACAAAAGGTTTTAACACTTGATCACCCAGATGCTGTGAAAGTGTTCACTCGTCAGCTGCTGGAACTCCATCAGGGCCAAGGCTTGGATATTTATTGGAGAGATACATACACGTGTCCTACAGAAGCAGAGTATAAAGCCATGGTACTGCAAAAGACAGGTGGTCTCTTCGGATTAGCTGTGGGCCTCATGCAGTTGTTCTCCAATTATAAAAGAGACTTGAAACCACTCCTTAATACACTTGGGCTCTTCTTCCAAATAAGAGATGACTATGCTAACTTACACTCCAAAGAGTATAGTGAGAACAAGAGTTTTTGTGAAGATTTAACTGAGGGCAAGTTCTCATTCCCGACTATTCATGCTATTTGGTCACAGCCTGAAAGCACTCAGGTACAGAATATTTTGCGTCAAAGGACAGAAAATGTAGACATTAAAAAATACTGTGTACATTACCTTGAAAATGTAGGTTCCTTCGAGTACACTCGACAAACTCTGAAAGAGCTTGAACGTGAAGCATATGAACAGATTGAATCTCTGGGGGGAAACCCTGAACTTGTAACACTAGTTGAGCATTTAAGCAAAATgttcaaagaaaatgaaaattga
- the GGPS1 gene encoding geranylgeranyl pyrophosphate synthase isoform X6, whose protein sequence is MEVYPWLQSMQWQGILLKVIIEVTEMLHNASLLIDDIEDNSKLRRGFPVAHSIYGIPSVINSANYVYFLGLQKVLTLDHPDAVKVFTRQLLELHQGQGLDIYWRDTYTCPTEAEYKAMVLQKTGGLFGLAVGLMQLFSNYKRDLKPLLNTLGLFFQIRDDYANLHSKEYSENKSFCEDLTEGKFSFPTIHAIWSQPESTQVQNILRQRTENVDIKKYCVHYLENVGSFEYTRQTLKELEREAYEQIESLGGNPELVTLVEHLSKMFKENEN, encoded by the coding sequence GTTATTATTGAAGTGACAGAGATGTTGCATAATGCGAGCTTACTCATAGATGACATTGAAGATAACTCAAAGCTACGACGGGGCTTTCCAGTGGCTCATAGCATCTATGGAATTCCATCCGTAATAAATTCTGCTAATTATGTGTATTTCCTTGGGCTACAAAAGGTTTTAACACTTGATCACCCAGATGCTGTGAAAGTGTTCACTCGTCAGCTGCTGGAACTCCATCAGGGCCAAGGCTTGGATATTTATTGGAGAGATACATACACGTGTCCTACAGAAGCAGAGTATAAAGCCATGGTACTGCAAAAGACAGGTGGTCTCTTCGGATTAGCTGTGGGCCTCATGCAGTTGTTCTCCAATTATAAAAGAGACTTGAAACCACTCCTTAATACACTTGGGCTCTTCTTCCAAATAAGAGATGACTATGCTAACTTACACTCCAAAGAGTATAGTGAGAACAAGAGTTTTTGTGAAGATTTAACTGAGGGCAAGTTCTCATTCCCGACTATTCATGCTATTTGGTCACAGCCTGAAAGCACTCAGGTACAGAATATTTTGCGTCAAAGGACAGAAAATGTAGACATTAAAAAATACTGTGTACATTACCTTGAAAATGTAGGTTCCTTCGAGTACACTCGACAAACTCTGAAAGAGCTTGAACGTGAAGCATATGAACAGATTGAATCTCTGGGGGGAAACCCTGAACTTGTAACACTAGTTGAGCATTTAAGCAAAATgttcaaagaaaatgaaaattga
- the GGPS1 gene encoding geranylgeranyl pyrophosphate synthase isoform X7: MVIIEVTEMLHNASLLIDDIEDNSKLRRGFPVAHSIYGIPSVINSANYVYFLGLQKVLTLDHPDAVKVFTRQLLELHQGQGLDIYWRDTYTCPTEAEYKAMVLQKTGGLFGLAVGLMQLFSNYKRDLKPLLNTLGLFFQIRDDYANLHSKEYSENKSFCEDLTEGKFSFPTIHAIWSQPESTQVQNILRQRTENVDIKKYCVHYLENVGSFEYTRQTLKELEREAYEQIESLGGNPELVTLVEHLSKMFKENEN; this comes from the coding sequence GTTATTATTGAAGTGACAGAGATGTTGCATAATGCGAGCTTACTCATAGATGACATTGAAGATAACTCAAAGCTACGACGGGGCTTTCCAGTGGCTCATAGCATCTATGGAATTCCATCCGTAATAAATTCTGCTAATTATGTGTATTTCCTTGGGCTACAAAAGGTTTTAACACTTGATCACCCAGATGCTGTGAAAGTGTTCACTCGTCAGCTGCTGGAACTCCATCAGGGCCAAGGCTTGGATATTTATTGGAGAGATACATACACGTGTCCTACAGAAGCAGAGTATAAAGCCATGGTACTGCAAAAGACAGGTGGTCTCTTCGGATTAGCTGTGGGCCTCATGCAGTTGTTCTCCAATTATAAAAGAGACTTGAAACCACTCCTTAATACACTTGGGCTCTTCTTCCAAATAAGAGATGACTATGCTAACTTACACTCCAAAGAGTATAGTGAGAACAAGAGTTTTTGTGAAGATTTAACTGAGGGCAAGTTCTCATTCCCGACTATTCATGCTATTTGGTCACAGCCTGAAAGCACTCAGGTACAGAATATTTTGCGTCAAAGGACAGAAAATGTAGACATTAAAAAATACTGTGTACATTACCTTGAAAATGTAGGTTCCTTCGAGTACACTCGACAAACTCTGAAAGAGCTTGAACGTGAAGCATATGAACAGATTGAATCTCTGGGGGGAAACCCTGAACTTGTAACACTAGTTGAGCATTTAAGCAAAATgttcaaagaaaatgaaaattga